A region from the Hydra vulgaris chromosome 10, alternate assembly HydraT2T_AEP genome encodes:
- the LOC136086573 gene encoding uncharacterized protein LOC136086573 — MNSGPFVVVEFVDEQSVEVMPKSWIVYENEQMFGYWPRKDPVCRVKKSELPDPKWPLYKIRTFGAAVESYSKASELAKKALVMSNVEDTDINKETSSDIQDCITFYSYFYRNLFW; from the exons ATGAATAGCGGTCCCTTTGTTGTTGTTGAGTTTGTTGATGAGCAATCAGTGGAGGTAATGCCAAAAAGTTGGATTGTTTACGAGAATGAG CAAATGTTTGGTTATTGGCCCAGAAAGGATCCAGTATGCAGAGTCAAAAAGAGTGAACTGCCTGATCCGAAATGGCCACTATACAAAATTAGAACTTTTGGGGCGGCAG TGGAAAGTTATAGCAAGGCATCAGAATTAGCTAAGAAAGCATTAGTAATGTCAAATGTGGAAGATACTGATATAAACAAAGAGACTTCTTCTGATATTCAAGATTGTATTACTTTTTATAGTTACTTTTACAGAAACCTCTTCTGGTGA
- the LOC136086574 gene encoding uncharacterized protein LOC136086574, whose amino-acid sequence MKLDIIIKNQEEIKAMLRRLLAEMMFLTMFPQKMKNEHELRQLEIKLKDPSFRKKMINYFGSLGGRNCKDVIRRIMRTTATNQIWSLFSFNGRKGKLSFESCLLCQVVMKACKKNIKDANDQKIEDEIREVLKHAPNRPGGVNYEAKIVTNTPKKDVLLRQAEESSDSENRN is encoded by the exons ATGAAACTagacataataattaaaaatcaagagGAGATCAAAGCGATGCTGAGAAGGCTGTTAGCAGAGATGATGTTTCTGACGATGTTTCCCCAGAAGATGAAAAATGAACATGAATTGCGACAGCTTGAAATAAAGTTGAAGGATCCTAGTTTTCGCAAAAAAATG ATTAATTATTTTGGAAGTCTAGGTGGCCGGAATTGTAAAGATGTGATTCGGCGCATTATGCGCACAACAGCAACGAACCAAATTTGGTCTTTGTTTAGTTTCAATGGCAGAAAAGGAAAACTATCATTTGAGAGCTGTTTACTCTGCCAAGTAGTGATGA aagcttgtaaaaagaatatcaaAGATGCTAACGATCAAAAAATAGAGGACGAGATTAGGGAGGTATTAAAGCATGCTCCTAATCGACCAGGAGGAGTTAACTATGAG gcaaaaattgtaacaaatacTCCGAAAAAAGATGTATTGTTGCGACAAGCCGAAGAAAGTTCCGATTCTGAAAATaggaattaa